Below is a window of Arthrobacter sp. SLBN-112 DNA.
CGGCAGCATCGGACGACGCCGGCTGGACAGGGGCGGAGGCACCGTCCAGGCCCGCACGGGTCAGCGTGTCCCGGAAACCCTGGAGCCGCCGGACGGTGGAGGGAACGTCCTCGGTGTTGTTGATGAACCCGATCCGGGTGTGGCCTGCGGCAAGCAGTGCTTCCACCGCGGCGGCCGCGCCGCCGTACTCGTCCGGGACCACGGCCGGGAAGCTGTCGTCGGCCGTGACGGCATCCACCAGGACGGAAGGGACCTTGCCGAGGTTGGCGGGCGCCTGCAGGTACCGGTGGTACATGGTGGCGTAGAGGATGCCGTCCACCTGCCGCTCTAGCAGGGACTCAACGTCCGCTTCGCGGGAGCCGTGGTCCGCCGAGCCCGCGGTATTGATGATCATCAGGGTGTAGCCGCGGGCGCGGGCCGCTTCATCGGCGCCGAGGATGATGCGGCCGGCGTGCGGTGTGGTGGCAACATCCTCGCTGACCAGGCCCAGCACGCCGGACTTGCGGCTGCGGAGGGCCCGGGCCAGCCGGTTGGGCCCGTACCCCAGCCGGACCGCCGTCGTCTTCACTTTTTCGCGTGTCTCCGGGCTGACGCGGGCATACGGCGCGTCATTGAGGACATGGGAAACGGTGGTTGCGGACACCCCGGCCGCCCGGGCCACGTCCCTGATGCCGATGTTCCTGCTACTCACGGTGGTTGCCTTGGGCAGCAGGGGCTGCGGTCGCGGGCAGCTTATTCGTAGACGTGCGGGGCGAGGGTTCCCACGAAGTCCAGGTTGCGGTACTTTTCGGCGTAGTCCAGGCCGTAGCCCACCACGAATTCGTTGGGGATGTCGTAGCCGACGTACTTGACGTCGATCTGCACCTTGGCGGCGGTGGGCTTGCGGAACGCGGTGCAGATCTCCACCGAGGCGGTGCCGCGGGATTCGAGGTTGGTCTTCAGCCAGGACAGCGTGAGGCCGGAATCGATGATGTCTTCGACGATCAGGACGTCCTTGCCCATCAGGTCGGTGTCCAGGTCCTTCAGGATCCGCACCACGCCGGAGGACTGGGTCCCGGAGCCGTAGGAGGACACTGCCATCCAGTCCATCGAAACGTGGCTGTGCAGGGCCCGGGCCAGGTCCGCCATGACCATCACGGCGCCCTTGAGGACACCGACAATGAGGATTTCGCGCCCTTCGTAGTCCTTGTCGATCT
It encodes the following:
- a CDS encoding LacI family DNA-binding transcriptional regulator, which translates into the protein MSSRNIGIRDVARAAGVSATTVSHVLNDAPYARVSPETREKVKTTAVRLGYGPNRLARALRSRKSGVLGLVSEDVATTPHAGRIILGADEAARARGYTLMIINTAGSADHGSREADVESLLERQVDGILYATMYHRYLQAPANLGKVPSVLVDAVTADDSFPAVVPDEYGGAAAAVEALLAAGHTRIGFINNTEDVPSTVRRLQGFRDTLTRAGLDGASAPVQPASSDAAGGYAAARRMLGGGHPPSGLFCYNDRMAMGAYRAAAELGLSIPGDLSVVGFDDQELIAASLHPGLTTVALPHYGMGAWAADRLIDAIEAGPGGADDPDGTTDPVLLGCPLVTRGSIAAPREQS
- the hpt gene encoding hypoxanthine phosphoribosyltransferase is translated as MDSNDVQADLKHVLYTKEQIQQRITELAAQIDKDYEGREILIVGVLKGAVMVMADLARALHSHVSMDWMAVSSYGSGTQSSGVVRILKDLDTDLMGKDVLIVEDIIDSGLTLSWLKTNLESRGTASVEICTAFRKPTAAKVQIDVKYVGYDIPNEFVVGYGLDYAEKYRNLDFVGTLAPHVYE